In Actinomadura luteofluorescens, the sequence CGCCAGGGCGAGGCTGTCGAGGATGCAGCGCACGGTCTCGGCGGGCGAGGACGGCTCGGGCAGGCCGCGGCGGCGGCAGTGCGCGGCGATGCGGGCCGGCATGTCGCCCGGCGGCAGGAACTCGGGGTCGTCGGGGTCGATGAGGCAGCGCAGGCCGGGCACGTCCCCGGCCGCGGCGAGCAGGGCCGGCAGGTCCGCGTCGCCCCAGGTCCGCATGGACTCCTGGAGGAGCCACAGGCCCATCACGTTGCGCAGGTAGCGGACGGTCCCGTCGACGCCGCCCTCGTTGGTGAAGTTGGCCTTGCGGCTCTCCTCGGTCAGCACGGGGGCGTCCAGCTCCACGCCGACCAGCGACCAGGTGCCGCACGAGATGTAGGCGAAGCGGTCCGCGGCGGCGGGGACGGCGGCGACGGCGGACGCCGTGTCGTGCGAGCCGACGGCCGTGACGCGCAGGGCGCCGTGGCCGGTCTCGGCCGCCACGTCCGCGCGGAGCGTCCCGATGTCCGCGCCGGGGTCGTGCAGCGGCGGGAAGATCCCCGCGGGAAGGCCCAGCCGGTCGACGAGGTCCGCCGACCAGGTGCCGCCGCGGACGTCCAGCAGCCCGGTGGTGGAGGCGTTCGTGCGCTCGGCGCCGATCTCCCCGGTGAGCCAGTAGGCCAGCAGGTCGGGGATCAGCAGCAGCGTCGCGGCCCGGGAGAGGTCGTCGGCCGCGAGCTGGTAGATCGTGTTGAACGGGAGGAACTGCAGCCCCGAGGCCTGGTAGAGGAGGTCCTCGCCCAGTTCGGCGCGGACCCGCTCCATCACCCCGTCGGTGCGGGCGTCGCGGTAGTGCACGGGGTTGCCGAGCAGGGCGCCGCCGGCGTCCAGCAGCCCGTAGTCGACGGCCCAGGAGTCGATGCCGACCGAGGCCAGGCCGCGCGGGGCGGAGCGCAGCCCGTCCAGGACGTTGCCGTAGAGGCCGAGGATGTCCCAGTGCAGGGTGCCGTTGACCCGGACGGGGCGGTTCGGGAAGCGGCGGATCTCCTCCAGGGCGAGGGTGCCGGGCCCGACGCGCCCGGCCATCACCCGCCCGCTGGACGCCCCGAGATCGACGGCCGCGAACATCGCTTCGCTCATTGGACGACCACAACCTCCAAAGTCCGCGGCCCGTGCACGCCCTCCACCCGGGACAGTTCGATGTCGCTCGTCGCGGACGGGCCCGACACGAACGTCAGCGGCCGCCGCGGATCGAGGCGTTCGAGCGCCTCCGGCACGTCGGCGGCGACCTGGTCCGCGAGGACGACGATCAGGTGGTAGTCGGGCACGAGCGACAGGGCGCGCGGCCCCTGCCCGGCGCCGTGGTCCAGCACGATCGTGCCCGTCTCGGCGACCGCGGCCGCGCAGCCGGTGACCGCGCCGGCCAGGCCGTCGAGCGAGGCGGCCGACGGGTCGCGCACGAGCGCGGCGCCGGTCGAGGACGTCCACTCCTCCGGCAGGCCGGACGGGACGCCGTAGGCGCCGGGGCGGGCCGCGAGCCGCTCGGCGACGGCCGAGGCGACCTCGGACGCGGCGACGCGCAGGACGGTCGCGCGGTAGTCGGCGACCCGTTCGGCGAACAGGTCGAGGATCGCGTCGTCATGGTGGCGGCGCAGGTAGCCGCGGTCGATCCGGTCGTAGGAGGCCGCGACCTCGGCGGCGGGGCGGGCGGGCGCCGCCCGCTCGATCCGGCGCAGGATCTCCTCGCGCGCGTTCACCGTTCCCCCTCCTCGCGCCCGCCGCCGGTCCGGGCCCACCAGGCGCGGAACGACTCGGGCGGCGGCGCGGGCGCGTCCCGCGTCTCGGTCCAGGCGCCCAGCGGCCCGGGCAGCCGCCGGATCCGGCCGCCGCGCGCCACGGCGCGGCGGCTCGCGGACGCGGCGCGCTGCGCGAGCCCGAGCCGGGTGGGGGAGCGCAGCGTCCACCCGGCCGCCGCCATCGCCACCCGCTCCAGCGGATGCCGGGGCCCCTTCTCCACGGCGCGGGCCCGCAGGTGCACGAGCACCTCCGGGATGTCGATGGCGACCGGGCACGCCTCGAAGCAGGCCCCGCACAGCGTCGACGCGTACGGCAGCGACGCGTCCACCGCCGACCCGATGCCCCTGATCTGCGGGGACAGGATCGCGCCGATCGGGCCGGGGTAGGGCGAGCCGTAGGCGTGGCCGCCCGCGCGCTGGTAGACCGGGCACACGTTCAGGCACGCCGAGCAGCGGATGCAGCGCAGCGCCTGCCGGCCCACCTCGTCGGCCAGGGTGGCGGTGCGGCCGTTGTCCAGCAGGACGAGGTGGAAGTCGCGCGGGCCGTCGCCGGGGGACACGCCCGTCCACGTCGAGGTGTAGGGGTTCATCCGCTCGGCGGTGGACGAGCGGGGCAGCAGCTGCAGGAACACCTCCAGGTCCCGCCAGCTCGGCACGATCTTCTCCACGCCCATCACCGAGATGAGCGTCTCGGGGAGCGTCAGGCACATCCGGCCGTTGCCCTCCGACTCCAGCACGACCAGCGTGCCGGTGTCGGCGACGGCGAAGTTCACGCCCGACACCCCGACCTTGGCCGACAGGAACTTGGCGCGCAGGTGCCGCCGGGCCGCCTCGGCCAGCTCGGCGGGCTCGTCGGTCAGCCCCTCCGGCGCGTCCTCCATCGCGCGCAGGAAGATGTCGCGGATGTCGGAGCGGTTGCGGTGGATCGCCGGGACGAGGATGTGCGACGGCCGGTCGTCCCCGAGCTGGACGATCAGCTCCGCCAGGTCGGTCTCGTAGGCGGTGATCCCCTCCTCGGCGAGGAACTCGTTGAGGCCGATCTCCTGCGTCGCCATCGACTTGACCTTGACGACCTCGGTCTCGCCGGTGGCCTTCACCAGGTCGGCGACGATCCGGTTCGCCTCGGCCGCGTCGCGGGCCCAGTGCACCGTCCCGCCGGCCTCGGCGACCTTCTCCTCCAGCAGCCGCAGGTAGTGGCCGAGGTTCGCCAGGACATGGTCCTTGATCTGCTTGCCCGCCTCGCGGAGCGCGGGCCAGTCGTCCAGCTCGGCCACCGCGGCGGCGCGGCGCCCCCGGATCGTGGTGGTGGCGTGCGCGAGGTTCCCGCGCAGCCGCGGGTCCGCCACCGCACGCCGCGCCGCGTCCGGAAACGACGGCATCCCGACATAGGTCGGCATCGCCTGAGCGGAGCGAACCGGGGGGTGTGGGGGGTCGTCCCCCCACGGGGTACGCGCCTGCGGGGTCATGCGGGCTCCTCCTCCGTCGAGGCGAGGATCTCGGCCAGGTGGACGGTCCGCACTCCGGCGCGGGTGCGGGTGAGGGCGCCGCCGATGTGCATCAGGCAGGAGTTGTCCGCCGCGCACAGCGTCTCGGCCCCGGTCGCCCGGACGGCGGTGACCTTGTCCGCGCACATCGCGGCCGACACCTCGGCGTTCTTCAGCGCGAACGTCCCGCCGAACCCGCAGCACTCGGCGGCGTCCGGAAGCTCGACCAGGTCGATGCCGCGGACCTCGCGCAGCAGCCGCAGCGGGCGGTCGCCGACGTGCAGCATCCGCAGCGAGTGGCAGGTGGGGTGGTAGGTGACGCGGTGCGGGTAGTACGCGCCGACGTCGGTGACGCCGAGGACGTCCACGAGGAACTCCGTCAGCTCGTACACGCGGGAGGCGACCCCGGCGGTGCGCGGCGCGAGCCGGGGGTGCCAGTCGCGGATCATCGCCCCGCAGGAGGCGGACGGCGTCACGACGGCGTCGTAGGGCTCGAACGTCTCCGCGAACCCCTTGACGAGGGGGAGCGCCTGCCGCCGGTAGCCGGTGTTGAGGTGCATCTGCCCGCAGCAGGTCTGCGACTCGGGGAACTCGACGTCGTGGCCGAGGCGCCTCAGCAGCCGCACCACCGCCTGGCCCGTCCCCGGGAACATCGTGTCGTTGACGCAGGTGAGGAACAGCGCGACTCTCACAGTGCCTGCCTCCCGAGGGCGGGGCCGCCCAGGGCGGAGCGGCTGGACTCGCGGACGACCAGCTCGGGCTGGAACATCACCTGCTGGTGGGCGTGCCCGCCCGTCTCGTCGCACTCCTCCAGCAGCAGCTCGGTCGCGATCCGGCCGAGCTGGTAGGTGGGCTGCCGCACCGAGCTGAGCGGGACGGCGGCCGCGGCGGAGAACTCGATGTCGTCGTACCCGATCAGCGCGACGTCATCCGGCACCTTGATCCCGGCCTGGAGCAGGACGCGCAGCACGCCGAGCGCGAGCAGGTCGTTCGCGCAGAAGATGGCGTCGGGCAGCGGAGCGCCCGCCTCCAGCAGCCGCCGCGCCGCCTCCTGCCCGGACCGCGCGTTCATCGCCCCGACGGCGACCTCGCGCATCGCGTCCCGGCCGAGCCCGGCGGCGCGCAGCGCCCGCAGCGCGCCCTTGCGCCGGTCGACGCACTGGCGCAGCACGGCCGGCCCGGTGACCAGCGCGAGCGTCCGGGCGCCCGCGTCCAGCAGCTCGCGGGCCGCGAGCTCGCCGCCCGCGACGTCGTCCACGGCGACCGAGCACTGGTTGGCGCGCGGCGTCGGGTGGTCGAGCAGCACCACGGGGACGCCCCGCTCGCGCAGCCGGTCGGCGGCCTCGCCGTCGTCGCCGACCGGGGTCAGCAGGACCCCCCGGACGCGCTGCTCGGCGAACACCCGCAGGTTGCGCAGCTCCCGCTCGTCCGACTCGCCCGAGGACGAGAGGATCACCGCGTAGCCGCGCTCGCTGGCGATGTCCTCCACGCCGCGCGCCACGTCGGTGAAGAACGGGTTGGCGAGGTCGAGGACCATCAGCCCGATCGTGCTGCTGTGCCCGGCGCGCAGCGTGGACGCCGAGCCGTTGCGGACGAAGCCGAGGTCGCGGATGGCCTGCTCGACGCGGGTGCGGGTGGCCTCGGCGACGCGCTCGGGCCGGTTGAGCACGTTGGACACGGTGCCCGGCGAGACGCCGGCGTGCGCCGCGACCTGCTTGATGCCGACCGTCCGGCCCGGCGGCGCGGAGCGGCCGGTGTCGTCTGCGCCCAATCTGTGTGCCCCCGAGTCCGTCCGCTGGTGTGTCGCCGCTCACTTTGGGTCATCTGATTAAAACGTGTCAACCCGCTGCCGGGGTCCAGTGGGCGCGAAACCCGCGCGGCCGGTCCCGGCCGCGCGGGATTTCCGAACGCCACCGGCCCTTGCGAGGACGGGCTTTCCGCAGCCCCGGACGGGGACGACGGAAAGTTCCCCTCTTGACGGGTGCTCCGGGTCACATCTAGCGTCCTCCGCAACATCTAGTTAAAACGTTTTTCATCCGTACGTCACAGACGACCCCCGCGAGGAGGGCCGCGATGGGTGCACCGGGCCGCTCGGCGCCGCCGACATTGGCACTGGTCAACGTGAGTAAGTCGTTTGGCGCGGTCCGCGCGCTGCAGGGCGTCACCCTGGAGCTGCACGCGGGCGAGGTCCACGCCCTCGCCGGGGAGAACGGCGCCGGCAAGTCCACCGTCGTAAAAACGTTCGCAGGCGTCCACCGCCCCGACGCGGGCGAGGTCAGGGTGGACGGCGAGCCGGTGGCCTTCCACGGCCCCGCCGACGCGCAGGCCGCCGGAGTCGCGGTCATCTACCAGGAGCCCACGCTGTTCCCCGACCTGTCGGTCGCGGAGAACATCTTCATGGGCCGCCAGCCGCGCGGCGCGCTCGGCCGCATCGACCGCCGCGCCATGCACGCCGAGACGGCGCGGCTGTTCGAGCGGCTCGGCGTCGCGCTGGACCCGCAGCAGCCCGCCCGCGGCCTGTCGATCGCCGACCAGCAGGTCGTCGAGATCGCCAAGGCCATCTCCCGGGACGCGCGGGTGCTCATCATGGACGAGCCGACCGCGGCCCTCACCGGCCAG encodes:
- a CDS encoding LacI family DNA-binding transcriptional regulator produces the protein MGADDTGRSAPPGRTVGIKQVAAHAGVSPGTVSNVLNRPERVAEATRTRVEQAIRDLGFVRNGSASTLRAGHSSTIGLMVLDLANPFFTDVARGVEDIASERGYAVILSSSGESDERELRNLRVFAEQRVRGVLLTPVGDDGEAADRLRERGVPVVLLDHPTPRANQCSVAVDDVAGGELAARELLDAGARTLALVTGPAVLRQCVDRRKGALRALRAAGLGRDAMREVAVGAMNARSGQEAARRLLEAGAPLPDAIFCANDLLALGVLRVLLQAGIKVPDDVALIGYDDIEFSAAAAVPLSSVRQPTYQLGRIATELLLEECDETGGHAHQQVMFQPELVVRESSRSALGGPALGRQAL
- a CDS encoding LutB/LldF family L-lactate oxidation iron-sulfur protein produces the protein MPSFPDAARRAVADPRLRGNLAHATTTIRGRRAAAVAELDDWPALREAGKQIKDHVLANLGHYLRLLEEKVAEAGGTVHWARDAAEANRIVADLVKATGETEVVKVKSMATQEIGLNEFLAEEGITAYETDLAELIVQLGDDRPSHILVPAIHRNRSDIRDIFLRAMEDAPEGLTDEPAELAEAARRHLRAKFLSAKVGVSGVNFAVADTGTLVVLESEGNGRMCLTLPETLISVMGVEKIVPSWRDLEVFLQLLPRSSTAERMNPYTSTWTGVSPGDGPRDFHLVLLDNGRTATLADEVGRQALRCIRCSACLNVCPVYQRAGGHAYGSPYPGPIGAILSPQIRGIGSAVDASLPYASTLCGACFEACPVAIDIPEVLVHLRARAVEKGPRHPLERVAMAAAGWTLRSPTRLGLAQRAASASRRAVARGGRIRRLPGPLGAWTETRDAPAPPPESFRAWWARTGGGREEGER
- a CDS encoding LutC/YkgG family protein — protein: MNAREEILRRIERAAPARPAAEVAASYDRIDRGYLRRHHDDAILDLFAERVADYRATVLRVAASEVASAVAERLAARPGAYGVPSGLPEEWTSSTGAALVRDPSAASLDGLAGAVTGCAAAVAETGTIVLDHGAGQGPRALSLVPDYHLIVVLADQVAADVPEALERLDPRRPLTFVSGPSATSDIELSRVEGVHGPRTLEVVVVQ
- a CDS encoding (Fe-S)-binding protein, with the translated sequence MRVALFLTCVNDTMFPGTGQAVVRLLRRLGHDVEFPESQTCCGQMHLNTGYRRQALPLVKGFAETFEPYDAVVTPSASCGAMIRDWHPRLAPRTAGVASRVYELTEFLVDVLGVTDVGAYYPHRVTYHPTCHSLRMLHVGDRPLRLLREVRGIDLVELPDAAECCGFGGTFALKNAEVSAAMCADKVTAVRATGAETLCAADNSCLMHIGGALTRTRAGVRTVHLAEILASTEEEPA
- a CDS encoding rhamnulokinase, with translation MSEAMFAAVDLGASSGRVMAGRVGPGTLALEEIRRFPNRPVRVNGTLHWDILGLYGNVLDGLRSAPRGLASVGIDSWAVDYGLLDAGGALLGNPVHYRDARTDGVMERVRAELGEDLLYQASGLQFLPFNTIYQLAADDLSRAATLLLIPDLLAYWLTGEIGAERTNASTTGLLDVRGGTWSADLVDRLGLPAGIFPPLHDPGADIGTLRADVAAETGHGALRVTAVGSHDTASAVAAVPAAADRFAYISCGTWSLVGVELDAPVLTEESRKANFTNEGGVDGTVRYLRNVMGLWLLQESMRTWGDADLPALLAAAGDVPGLRCLIDPDDPEFLPPGDMPARIAAHCRRRGLPEPSSPAETVRCILDSLALAHRATLRQAARLSGREIDVVHLVGGGSRNDLLCRLTADASGLPVVAGPVEATALGNVLAQARAQGAVADLAESRALVAATQDLRRYEPSGDEERWSEAARRIGLDG